One Colius striatus isolate bColStr4 chromosome 8, bColStr4.1.hap1, whole genome shotgun sequence genomic region harbors:
- the LOC104552147 gene encoding nucleolar RNA helicase 2: MGAVWGRAARLGGPAARAAAAAAAPGGARRLLGGRCGAGAGPLLLLAAALPRGPGRPPAALGAAPHFLRAGAGRGRWGRCCETSSSSSAAAQLPGEESPAMPAAEPAASPAEPQAPAAAESLRRGRRRKVKEEAQEKKVKRREKLKRRGKAEGEQAQPEESGLGEGHLQAPQPKKTRKTDESNVSEGTVKPSSAVSSDAASGEQDSDAEELTEEAKEGAFSNFPLSQNTINLLKARGVKYLFPVQVETFHPIYDGKDVIAQARTGTGKTFSFAVPLIEKLQSVSQDGRRGRAPKVLVLVPTRELATQVAKDFKNLTRRLSVGCFYGGTPYKEQLDLLKSGIDILVGTPGRIKDHIQNSKLELSSVKHVVLDEVDHMLDMGFAEQVEEILGFAYKKGSENNPQTLLFSATCPRWVYDVAKKYMRDEYEQIDLIGKKTQRTATTVEHLAIQCRSSQRAGVLGDIIQVYSGSRGRTIVFCETKKEANELAMNASLKQDAQSLHGDIPQKQREITLKGFRNGVFEVLIATNVAARGLDIPEVDLVIQCSPPKDVDSYIHRSGRTGRAGRTGICICLFQRREEDLLKQVEHKAGITFKRVGVPSATDVIKASSSDAKKLLEAIPPSAVDYFRKSAQELIDEKGAVAALAAALAHISGASYIQQRSLLNSTAGFVTMVLKCSVEMHTMSYAWRGLKEQLGEEVDGKISAMRLLKGKMGVCFDIPADELSNIQEQWRDTRRWQLSVAKELPELEEYPQEAGRGFSRFGNGRKGDGGFKRNNWFKNGN, translated from the exons ATGGGGGCCGTGTGGGGACGTGCGGCGCGGCTgggcggccccgcggcccgggcggcggcggcggcggcggccccgggcgGCGCTCGGCGGCTGCTGGGCGGGCGGTGCGGCGCCGGAGCGggcccgctgctgctgctggcggccgcgctgccccgcggccccggccgCCCGCCGGCCGCCCTCGGCGCCGCGCCTCACTTCCTGCgcgccggggcggggcgcgggcgcTGGGGCCGCTGCTGTGAGacgagcagcagcagcagcgccgCCGCGCAGCTCCCCGGGGAGGAGTCGCCCGCCATGCCCGCCGCCGAGCCCGCCGCCAGCCCCGCCGAGCCGCAGGCGCCGGCGGCCGCCGAGTCGCTGCGTCGCGGCCGCCGCAGGAAGGTCAAG GAGGAagcccaggaaaaaaaggtgaagcGGCGGGAGAAGCTAAAGCGGCGCGGCAAGGCTGAGGGAGAGCAGGCCCAGCCCGAGGAGAGCGGCCTGGGCGAGGGTCATCTGCAGGCCCCGCAACCCAAGAAGACGAGAAAAACCGACGAGAGTAACGTCTCTGAGGGTACAGTGAAACCCTCCTCCGCTGTCAGCAGCGACGCGGCCTCTGGAGAGCAGGACAGCGATGCAGAG GAGCTGACAGAAGAAGCAAAAGAGGGTGCCTTCTCCAATTTTCCTCTCTCCCAAAACACCATCAACCTTCTCAAAG CTCGAGGTGTGAAGTACCTGTTCCCTGTCCAAGTGGAGACTTTTCATCCCATCTATGATGGCAAAGATGTGATTGCTCAGGCTCGAACCGGGACTgggaaaaccttttcttttgccGTTCCACTGATTGAAAAACTCCAGAGTGTCTCGCAAGATGGAAGAAGAGGCCGGGCACCAAAA GTGCTGGTTCTTGTTCCAACCAGGGAACTGGCCACTCAGGTAGCCAAAGACTTCAAGAATCTCACCAGGAGACTGTCAGTGGGTTGTTTTTACGGAGGAACTCCATATAAAGAACAGC TTGATCTCCTTAAAAGTGGCATCGATATTCTAGTGGGAACACCTGGTCGGATCAAAGACCACATTCAGAATAGCAAGCTGGAACTTTCCAGCGTGAAGCATGTTGTTTTGGATGAAGTTGATCATATGTTAGACATGGGCTTTGCTGAACAAGTGGAAGAAATCTTAGGATTTGCATATAAAAAAG GTTCTGAGAACAACCCACAGACACTGCTGTTCTCTGCAACTTGTCCACGATGGGTATATGATGTGGCAAAAAAATACATGAGAGATGAATATGAACAGATTGACCTGATTGGCAAGAAGACTCAAAGGACTGCAACGACTGTGGAA CACTTGGCTATACAGTGTCGCTCATCTCAGAGAGCAGGAGTTCTTGGAGATATCATTCAGGTCTACAGTGGCAGCCGAGGACGGACCATTGTCTTTTGTGAAACcaaaaaggaagcaaatgaaCTGGCTATGAATGCTTCACTCAAACAG GATGCCCAGTCCTTGCATGGTGACATTccacagaaacaaagagaaattacATTAAAGGGCTTCAGAAATGGTGTGTTTGAAGTTCTGATTGCAACAAATGTAGCTGCCCGTGGTTTGGATATTCCTGAGGTTGACCTTGTCATACAGTGTTCACCACCCAAA GATGTTGATTCCTACATCCATCGCTCTGGACGGACGGGTCGAGCTGGCCGGACTGGGATCTGCATTTGTTTAtttcagagaagagaagaagatCTTCTGAAACAAGTTGAGCACAAAGCG GGGATTACATTTAAGCGTGTAGGTGTTCCCTCTGCTACAGATGTAATTAAAGCTTCAAGTAGTGATGCCAAAAA GTTGTTGGAGGCCATTCCTCCTTCTGCAGTAGACTACTTCAGAAAATCTGCTCAAGAGCTCATAGATGAAAAAGGGGCAgttgctgccctggctgcagctctggcccATATCTCCGGGGCATCTTACATACAGCAGCGCTCCTTGCTCAACTCAACCGCG GGCTTTGTGACCATGGTGTTAAAGTGTTCAGTAGAAATGCATACCATGAGCTATGCCTGGCGGGGACTGAAAGAGCAGCTTGGTGAAGAAGTAGATGGCAAAATATCTGCAATGCGGCTCCTCAAGGGGAAGATG GGGGTGTGCTTTGATATCCCTGCTGATGAACTGAGTAACATACAG GAGCAGTGGAGGGACACCAGGCGCTGGCAATTGTCAGTGGCAAAGGAGTTGCCTGAGCTGGAAGAGTACCCGCAGGAGGCAGGACGAGGATTCTCCAGGTTCGGGAACGGGAGGAAAGGTGATGGTGGCTTCAAGAGAAACAACTGGTTTAAGAATGGAAACTGA
- the LOC104551912 gene encoding nucleolar RNA helicase 2: MPEATRFSASSGPESDPECPMESESALESSRRRRKKEKKEKKSKRHDKPRKRKPPTDDSEQSEDDTDSPKLKKSRSAVKENGHAREESPENTRLSSLNNKSSHKKRRSNSSETSSGDGDSEQEQEMTEEQKEGALSNFPISKATVQLLQARGVTYLFPVQVKTFDPVYSGKDVIAQARTGTGKTFSFAIPLIEKLQGDSQERKRGRSPKVLVLCPTRELANQVAKDFKDITRKLTVACFYGGTPYNGQVDLMRSGIDILVGTPGRIKDHLQNGKLDLTKVKHVVLDEVDQMLDMGFAEQVEDILRVAYKKDSEDNPQTLLFSATCPHWVYDVAKKYMKSKYEQIDLIGKRTQKAATTVEHLAIECHWSQRAAVIGDVIQVYSGSHGRTIVFCETKKEANELALNASIKQDCQSLHGDIPQKQREITLKGFRNGTFKVLVATNVAARGLDIPEVDLVVQSSPPKDVESYIHRSGRTGRAGRTGICICFYQRKEEYQLRFVEQKAGITFKRVGVPTATDIIKASSKDAIRCLDSVSQTAIEYFKESAQFLIREKGPVIALAAALAHISGATSIEQRSLLNSDAGFVTMILRCSEEINNMSYAWRRLRELLGDDVDRKVNRMCFLKGKMGVCFDIPAADQKDIEARWEDSKQWRLCVATELPELVESQRSGGGGDRGNGRSFSNFRNGRRGSSGRNRFRGRGQKRSFDRAFDR, from the exons ATGCCCGAAGCCACCCGGTTTAGCGCCAGCAGCGGGCCCGAGTCGGATCCCGAGTGCCCTATGGAGAGCGAATCGGCTCTGGAGAGCAGCCGGCGGCGACGCAAG aaggaaaaaaaagagaagaaatctaAACGCCACGACAAACCTCGGAAGAGAAAGCCTCCCACAGATGACAGTGAGCAGTCGGAGGATGACACTGACTCCCCGAAACTCAAGAAATCAAGGAGTGCAGTTAAAGAAAATGGTCATGCGAGAGAAGAAAGCCCGGAGAACACGAGATTGTCTTCCTTAAACAATAAATCCAGTCACAAAAAACGTCGCAGTAATTCTAGTGAAACGTCGAGTGGTGACGGTGACAGTGAGCAAGAGCAG GAGATGactgaagaacagaaagaaggtGCTTTATCCAATTTTCCTATTTCCAAAGCCACTGTTCAGCTTCTTCAAG CTCGAGGAGTGACGTACCTGTTCCCTGTGCAAGTGAAGACCTTCGACCCGGTATATTCTGGCAAAGATGTAATTGCTCAAGCACGAACTGGAACAGGGAAGACGTTCTCTTTTGCTATTCCTTTAATTGAAAAGCTTCAAGGAgactcacaggaaagaaaaagaggccGATCACCAAAG GTACTAGTTCTTTGTCCAACGAGAGAGCTGGCAAACCAGGTTGCCAAAGATTTCAAGGACATCACAAGAAAGCTAACAGTGGCTTGTTTTTACGGTGGAACTCCGTATAATGGACAAG TTGACCTCATGAGAAGCGGCATTGACATTTTGGTTGGGACACCTGGTCGAATCAAAGACCACCTTCAGAATGGCAAGCTGGATCTTACCAAAGTGAAACATGTGGTACTTGATGAAGTTGACCAGATGTTGGACATGGGATTTGCTGAGCAAGTGGAAGACATTTTACGAGTTGCCTACAAGAAGG ATTCTGAAGACAATCCCCAGACACTACTGTTTTCTGCAACTTGCCCACATTGGGTGTATGATGTGGCTAAGAAATACATGAAGTCTAAATATGAACAGATAGACCTTATTGGGAAAAGAACTCAAAAGGCTGCTACAACAGTAGAA catttaGCAATAGAGTGTCACTGGTCTCAGAGAGCTGCAGTTATTGGAGATGTCATTCAGGTCTACAGTGGCAGCCATGGGAGGACCATTGTCTTTTGTGAGACCAAGAAGGAGGCAAATGAACTGGCTCTCAATGCATCAATCAAACAG GATTGCCAATCATTGCATGGTGACATTCCtcagaagcaaagagaaatcaCTCTGAAAGGTTTTAGAAATGGTACATTTAAAGTTCTGGTTGCGACCAACGTAGCTGCCCGTGGTTTAGATATCCCTGAAGTTGACCTGGTTGTACAAAGTTCACCACCAAAG GATGTGGAGTCCTACATCCATCGTTCAGGACGCACAGGTCGAGCTGGACGGACTGGGATCTGTATCTGTTTTTATCAGCGAAAGGAAGAATATCAGTTAAGATTTGTGGAACAAAAAGCG GGCATTACTTTCAAGCGCGTTGGTGTTCCTACTGCCACAGATATAATAAAAGCTTCCAGCAAAGATGCCATCAG GTGCCTGGATTCTGTTTCTCAAACTGCTATTGAGTATTTCAAAGAATCTGCCCAGTTCCTAATACGAGAAAAGGGACCGGTAATtgctctggcagcagctctAGCCCACATTTCAGGCGCTACTTCCATCGAACAGCGCTCCTTGCTGAACTCGGATGCG GGGTTTGTTACAATGATATTACGCTGCTCTGAAGAAATAAACAATATGAGCTACGCTTGGCGAAGACTGCGTGAACTGTTGGGTGATGATGTTGATAGGAAGGTGAACAGAATGTGCTTCCTCAAGGGAAAAATG GGTGTGTGCTTTGATATTCCTGCAGCAGACCAAAAGGACATAGAG GCAAGATGGGAAGATTCGAAACAATGGCGTTTGTGCGTGGCAACGGAACTGCCCGAGTTAGTGGAATCACAGAGAAGTGGAGGAGGCGGCGACAGAGGAAATGGCCGAAGCTTCTCAAACTTCAGGAATGGGCGGCGTGGGAGCTCTGGTAGAAACAGATTCAGAGGCAGAGGCCAGAAACGAAGTTTCGATAGAGCATTTGATCGTTAA